The Hevea brasiliensis isolate MT/VB/25A 57/8 chromosome 1, ASM3005281v1, whole genome shotgun sequence genome has a window encoding:
- the LOC110664020 gene encoding eukaryotic translation initiation factor 4B3 isoform X4, which produces MAATASSPWGKPGAWALDAEEHEDELRQQQFDSPHKIDDSSGESGFPSLAAAAKNLKKKKKMKKQALSLAEFTAYDSSKSDQPTQYRGLAHDDLLNLPTGPRQRSAEELHQSRLGGGFKSHGMSNRNGDDSSNSRWGGGHSRFSSRDRDTTRDLAPSRADETDDWSKSKKSTVGNGYERRERGSFFDSLSKADELDSWVANKPTEARRYGATKDGFERRGSFDSLSRDRNGSNSGGAAADSDNWGRKKEEVNGTASSRPKLILQPRTVPVNNENGAAAKPKGSSPFGDARPREEVLAEKGKDWKEIDEKLQSVNINSKKEIGKGERGNSTSIGRWSFGNGRGGSGTDRVERSWRKPDAADSNSRPQRRYC; this is translated from the exons ATGGCGGCAACTGCGTCTTCTCCTTGGGGCAAACCTGGTGCGTGGGCTCTCGACGCCGAAGAACACGAGGACGAACTCCGTCAACAACAATTCGATTCTCCCCATAAAATCGATGATTCTTCTGGTGAGTCTGGATTTCCCTCTCTAGCCGCCGCCGCCAAAAAcctcaagaagaagaagaagatgaagaaacaAGCCCTATCTTTAGCTGAATTCACCGCCTATGACTCCAGCAAGTCAGACCAGCCCACCCAATATAGAGGCCTTGCTCATGATGATCTCCTCAATCTCCCAACTGGCCCCCGCCAGCGTTCTGCTGAAGAGCTCCACCAGTCTAGGCTCGGTGGCGGCTTCAAATCGCATGGTATGAGCAACCGTAACGGTGACGATTCGTCTAACTCGAGATGGGGTGGTGGTCATTCTAGGTTTTCTAGTAGAGATAGGGATACGACCAGAGATTTAGCGCCTTCGCGTGCTGATGAGACTGATGATTGGTCTAAATCGAAAAAATCAACGGTGGGTAATGGCTACGAAAGGAGAGAAAGGGGATCTTTTTTTGATTCTCTGTCAAAAGCCGATGAGTTGGATAGCTGGGTAGCCAATAAGCCAACAGAGGCGCGGAGATATGGTGCTACTAAAGATGGATTTGAGAGGAGGGGGAGTTTCGATTCGTTGTCCAGAGATAGAAACGGGTCTAATAGCGGTGGTGCTGCAGCAGATTCCGATAACTGGGGAAGGAAGAAGGAGGAGGTTAATGGAACAGCGAGTTCAAGGCCAAAGCTTATATTGCAGCCACGTACAGTTCCTGTAAATAACGAGAATGGCGCAGCAGCGAAACCCAAAGGTTCGAGCCCATTTGGAGATGCGAGGCCAAGAGAGGAGGTGTTAGCTGAGAAAGGAAAGGACTGGAAAGAGATTGATGAGAAGCTGCAGTCTGTGAACATCAATAGTAAGAAAGAAATTGGAAAAGGTGAGAGAGGTAATTCGACCTCAATTGGGAGGTGGAGCTTTGGGAATGGTCGTGGAGGTTCTGGCACTGACCGTGTAGAAAGGAGCTGGAGGAAGCCTGATGCAGCTGATTCCAATTCTCGTCCTCAGAG GAGGTATTGTTAG
- the LOC110664020 gene encoding eukaryotic translation initiation factor 4B3 isoform X2, whose product MAATASSPWGKPGAWALDAEEHEDELRQQQFDSPHKIDDSSGESGFPSLAAAAKNLKKKKKMKKQALSLAEFTAYDSSKSDQPTQYRGLAHDDLLNLPTGPRQRSAEELHQSRLGGGFKSHGMSNRNGDDSSNSRWGGGHSRFSSRDRDTTRDLAPSRADETDDWSKSKKSTVGNGYERRERGSFFDSLSKADELDSWVANKPTEARRYGATKDGFERRGSFDSLSRDRNGSNSGGAAADSDNWGRKKEEVNGTASSRPKLILQPRTVPVNNENGAAAKPKGSSPFGDARPREEVLAEKGKDWKEIDEKLQSVNINSKKEIGKGERGNSTSIGRWSFGNGRGGSGTDRVERSWRKPDAADSNSRPQSVSSACSAETNENDKASENGHATEDGPAEGN is encoded by the exons ATGGCGGCAACTGCGTCTTCTCCTTGGGGCAAACCTGGTGCGTGGGCTCTCGACGCCGAAGAACACGAGGACGAACTCCGTCAACAACAATTCGATTCTCCCCATAAAATCGATGATTCTTCTGGTGAGTCTGGATTTCCCTCTCTAGCCGCCGCCGCCAAAAAcctcaagaagaagaagaagatgaagaaacaAGCCCTATCTTTAGCTGAATTCACCGCCTATGACTCCAGCAAGTCAGACCAGCCCACCCAATATAGAGGCCTTGCTCATGATGATCTCCTCAATCTCCCAACTGGCCCCCGCCAGCGTTCTGCTGAAGAGCTCCACCAGTCTAGGCTCGGTGGCGGCTTCAAATCGCATGGTATGAGCAACCGTAACGGTGACGATTCGTCTAACTCGAGATGGGGTGGTGGTCATTCTAGGTTTTCTAGTAGAGATAGGGATACGACCAGAGATTTAGCGCCTTCGCGTGCTGATGAGACTGATGATTGGTCTAAATCGAAAAAATCAACGGTGGGTAATGGCTACGAAAGGAGAGAAAGGGGATCTTTTTTTGATTCTCTGTCAAAAGCCGATGAGTTGGATAGCTGGGTAGCCAATAAGCCAACAGAGGCGCGGAGATATGGTGCTACTAAAGATGGATTTGAGAGGAGGGGGAGTTTCGATTCGTTGTCCAGAGATAGAAACGGGTCTAATAGCGGTGGTGCTGCAGCAGATTCCGATAACTGGGGAAGGAAGAAGGAGGAGGTTAATGGAACAGCGAGTTCAAGGCCAAAGCTTATATTGCAGCCACGTACAGTTCCTGTAAATAACGAGAATGGCGCAGCAGCGAAACCCAAAGGTTCGAGCCCATTTGGAGATGCGAGGCCAAGAGAGGAGGTGTTAGCTGAGAAAGGAAAGGACTGGAAAGAGATTGATGAGAAGCTGCAGTCTGTGAACATCAATAGTAAGAAAGAAATTGGAAAAGGTGAGAGAGGTAATTCGACCTCAATTGGGAGGTGGAGCTTTGGGAATGGTCGTGGAGGTTCTGGCACTGACCGTGTAGAAAGGAGCTGGAGGAAGCCTGATGCAGCTGATTCCAATTCTCGTCCTCAGAG TGTTTCCTCTGCGTGCAGTGCTGAGACAAATGAGAATGATAAAGCCTCTGAAAATGGGCATGCCACTGAGGATGGACCTGCTGAAGGGAATTAA
- the LOC110664019 gene encoding probable amidase At4g34880: MEINLFSSSLISLLLLFSFLNIIQASKFSIKEATVKEIQLAFVQNKLTSKQLVRFYLEQIQTLNPLLHGVVEINPDALEQAEKADQEREKNQGRQSLGELHGIPVLLKDSIGTKDRLNTTCGSYALLGSEVARDAGVVERLRSAGAVILGKASQSEWYAVRSLKIPDAWSARAGQGVNPYVERGNPCGSSSGSAISVAANMVAVSLGTETDGSIICPADLNSVVGLKPTVGLTSRAGVIPVSPRQDTIGPICRTVSDAVYVLDAIVGFDPRDTKATKEAAKFIPAGGYKQFLKDDGLKDKRLGVVRIPFSGFVNDSTVLSTFNNHLEVFRQGGATVLDNLQILNIDVIMDPNQSGEEMVLLAEFKLTINQYLQELVKSPVRSLADIITFNNNNPDLEDMKQYGQDLLIASEMTNGLGKEENKAVKFMKKLSKKGFEKMMKEYKLDAMVTLGWTASTVLAIGGYPAITVPAGYGSNGMPFGIFFGGLKGMEPKLIEVAYAFEQATSSRRPPFSSKLDLDENLF; encoded by the exons ATGGAGATTAATCTCTTCTCATCTTCTTTAATCTCTCTACTTCTACTCTTTAGCTTCCTCAATATAATCCAAGCCTCAAAATTCTCCATCAAAGAAGCCACAGTGAAGGAAATCCAGCTCGCTTTTGTTCAAAACAAGCTAACCTCCAAACAACTAGTCAGATTCTACTTGGAACAAATCCAAACCCTCAATCCTCTACTTCACGGTGTTGTGGAGATCAATCCAGACGCATTAGAACAAGCAGAGAAAGCTGatcaagagagagagaagaatcaGGGCCGCCAATCGTTGGGGGAGCTGCATGGGATTCCTGTGCTGCTCAAGGACAGTATAGGAACGAAGGATAGGTTGAACACGACGTGCGGGTCGTACGCGCTGCTTGGGTCGGAGGTGGCGCGTGATGCTGGGGTGGTGGAAAGGTTGAGAAGCGCCGGGGCTGTGATTTTAGGGAAGGCGAGTCAGTCGGAGTGGTATGCGGTTAGGTCGCTGAAGATTCCCGATGCTTGGAGTGCTAGAGCCGGTCAAGGCgtg AACCCATACGTAGAAAGGGGAAATCCATGTGGTTCAAGCAGTGGATCAGCAATATCCGTAGCTGCAAACATGGTAGCAGTGTCACTGGGGACTGAAACTGATGGCTCTATCATTTGCCCAGCTGATCTCAACTCTGTTGTTGGGCTGAAGCCAACTGTTGGACTCACAAGCCGTGCTGGTGTCATTCCAGTCTCTCCTCGCCAGGACACAATTGG GCCAATATGCCGGACAGTGTCGGATGCAGTTTATGTGCTTGATGCAATTGTTGGTTTTGATCCAAGAGACACCAAAGCAACAAAGGAAGCTGCTAAGTTTATACCTGCAGGTGGCTATAAACAGTTTCTAAAAGATGATGGACTCAAAGATAAGAGACTGGGAGTGGTGAGAATTCCATTTTCGGGCTTTGTCAATGATTCAACTGTGCTGTCAACCTTCAATAACCATCTGGAAGTGTTCAG GCAAGGAGGTGCAACTGTGTTGGATAATCTGCAAATACTGAATATTGATGTAATTATGGATCCCAATCAAAGTGGTGAAGAAATGGTACTGCTAGCTGAGTTCAAGCTGACAATTAATCAATACCTTCAAGAACTTGTCAAATCTCCTGTGAGATCACTGGCAGACATCATCACTTTCAACAACAATAATCCTGATCTG GAAGACATGAAACAGTATGGTCAGGATCTGTTGATTGCCTCAGAAATGACAAATGGGcttggaaaggaagaaaataagGCAGTGAAGTTTATGAAAAAACTATCTAAAAAAGGTTTTGAGAAAATGATGAAAGAGTACAAGTTAGATGCTATGGTGACACTTGGTTGGACTGCTTCTACAGTTCTAGCCATTGGAGGTTACCCTGCAATTACTGTCCCTGCTGGCTATGGAAGCAATGGAATGCCATTTGGGATCTTTTTTGGGGGTTTGAAAGGCATGGAACCCAAGTTGATTGAGGTTGCTTATGCTTTTGAGCAGGCTACTTCGTCACGCAGACCTCCTTTTTCATCTAAATTGGACTTGGATGAAAATCTCTTCTGA
- the LOC110664020 gene encoding eukaryotic translation initiation factor 4B3 isoform X3, giving the protein MAATASSPWGKPGAWALDAEEHEDELRQQQFDSPHKIDDSSGESGFPSLAAAAKNLKKKKKMKKQALSLAEFTAYDSSKSDQPTQYRGLAHDDLLNLPTGPRQRSAEELHQSRLGGGFKSHGMSNRNGDDSSNSRWGGGHSRFSSRDRDTTRDLAPSRADETDDWSKSKKSTVGNGYERRERGSFFDSLSKADELDSWVANKPTEARRYGATKDGFERRGSFDSLSRDRNGSNSGGAAADSDNWGRKKEEVNGTASSRPKLILQPRTVPVNNENGAAAKPKGSSPFGDARPREEVLAEKGKDWKEIDEKLQSVNINSKKEIGKGERGNSTSIGRWSFGNGRGGSGTDRVERSWRKPDAADSNSRPQSAETNENDKASENGHATEDGPAEGN; this is encoded by the exons ATGGCGGCAACTGCGTCTTCTCCTTGGGGCAAACCTGGTGCGTGGGCTCTCGACGCCGAAGAACACGAGGACGAACTCCGTCAACAACAATTCGATTCTCCCCATAAAATCGATGATTCTTCTGGTGAGTCTGGATTTCCCTCTCTAGCCGCCGCCGCCAAAAAcctcaagaagaagaagaagatgaagaaacaAGCCCTATCTTTAGCTGAATTCACCGCCTATGACTCCAGCAAGTCAGACCAGCCCACCCAATATAGAGGCCTTGCTCATGATGATCTCCTCAATCTCCCAACTGGCCCCCGCCAGCGTTCTGCTGAAGAGCTCCACCAGTCTAGGCTCGGTGGCGGCTTCAAATCGCATGGTATGAGCAACCGTAACGGTGACGATTCGTCTAACTCGAGATGGGGTGGTGGTCATTCTAGGTTTTCTAGTAGAGATAGGGATACGACCAGAGATTTAGCGCCTTCGCGTGCTGATGAGACTGATGATTGGTCTAAATCGAAAAAATCAACGGTGGGTAATGGCTACGAAAGGAGAGAAAGGGGATCTTTTTTTGATTCTCTGTCAAAAGCCGATGAGTTGGATAGCTGGGTAGCCAATAAGCCAACAGAGGCGCGGAGATATGGTGCTACTAAAGATGGATTTGAGAGGAGGGGGAGTTTCGATTCGTTGTCCAGAGATAGAAACGGGTCTAATAGCGGTGGTGCTGCAGCAGATTCCGATAACTGGGGAAGGAAGAAGGAGGAGGTTAATGGAACAGCGAGTTCAAGGCCAAAGCTTATATTGCAGCCACGTACAGTTCCTGTAAATAACGAGAATGGCGCAGCAGCGAAACCCAAAGGTTCGAGCCCATTTGGAGATGCGAGGCCAAGAGAGGAGGTGTTAGCTGAGAAAGGAAAGGACTGGAAAGAGATTGATGAGAAGCTGCAGTCTGTGAACATCAATAGTAAGAAAGAAATTGGAAAAGGTGAGAGAGGTAATTCGACCTCAATTGGGAGGTGGAGCTTTGGGAATGGTCGTGGAGGTTCTGGCACTGACCGTGTAGAAAGGAGCTGGAGGAAGCCTGATGCAGCTGATTCCAATTCTCGTCCTCAGAG TGCTGAGACAAATGAGAATGATAAAGCCTCTGAAAATGGGCATGCCACTGAGGATGGACCTGCTGAAGGGAATTAA
- the LOC110664020 gene encoding eukaryotic translation initiation factor 4B3 isoform X1, whose protein sequence is MAATASSPWGKPGAWALDAEEHEDELRQQQFDSPHKIDDSSGESGFPSLAAAAKNLKKKKKMKKQALSLAEFTAYDSSKSDQPTQYRGLAHDDLLNLPTGPRQRSAEELHQSRLGGGFKSHGMSNRNGDDSSNSRWGGGHSRFSSRDRDTTRDLAPSRADETDDWSKSKKSTVGNGYERRERGSFFDSLSKADELDSWVANKPTEARRYGATKDGFERRGSFDSLSRDRNGSNSGGAAADSDNWGRKKEEVNGTASSRPKLILQPRTVPVNNENGAAAKPKGSSPFGDARPREEVLAEKGKDWKEIDEKLQSVNINSKKEIGKGERGNSTSIGRWSFGNGRGGSGTDRVERSWRKPDAADSNSRPQSCYCGENDFEVNKKENSLGACLLCLIYVYSAVKLR, encoded by the exons ATGGCGGCAACTGCGTCTTCTCCTTGGGGCAAACCTGGTGCGTGGGCTCTCGACGCCGAAGAACACGAGGACGAACTCCGTCAACAACAATTCGATTCTCCCCATAAAATCGATGATTCTTCTGGTGAGTCTGGATTTCCCTCTCTAGCCGCCGCCGCCAAAAAcctcaagaagaagaagaagatgaagaaacaAGCCCTATCTTTAGCTGAATTCACCGCCTATGACTCCAGCAAGTCAGACCAGCCCACCCAATATAGAGGCCTTGCTCATGATGATCTCCTCAATCTCCCAACTGGCCCCCGCCAGCGTTCTGCTGAAGAGCTCCACCAGTCTAGGCTCGGTGGCGGCTTCAAATCGCATGGTATGAGCAACCGTAACGGTGACGATTCGTCTAACTCGAGATGGGGTGGTGGTCATTCTAGGTTTTCTAGTAGAGATAGGGATACGACCAGAGATTTAGCGCCTTCGCGTGCTGATGAGACTGATGATTGGTCTAAATCGAAAAAATCAACGGTGGGTAATGGCTACGAAAGGAGAGAAAGGGGATCTTTTTTTGATTCTCTGTCAAAAGCCGATGAGTTGGATAGCTGGGTAGCCAATAAGCCAACAGAGGCGCGGAGATATGGTGCTACTAAAGATGGATTTGAGAGGAGGGGGAGTTTCGATTCGTTGTCCAGAGATAGAAACGGGTCTAATAGCGGTGGTGCTGCAGCAGATTCCGATAACTGGGGAAGGAAGAAGGAGGAGGTTAATGGAACAGCGAGTTCAAGGCCAAAGCTTATATTGCAGCCACGTACAGTTCCTGTAAATAACGAGAATGGCGCAGCAGCGAAACCCAAAGGTTCGAGCCCATTTGGAGATGCGAGGCCAAGAGAGGAGGTGTTAGCTGAGAAAGGAAAGGACTGGAAAGAGATTGATGAGAAGCTGCAGTCTGTGAACATCAATAGTAAGAAAGAAATTGGAAAAGGTGAGAGAGGTAATTCGACCTCAATTGGGAGGTGGAGCTTTGGGAATGGTCGTGGAGGTTCTGGCACTGACCGTGTAGAAAGGAGCTGGAGGAAGCCTGATGCAGCTGATTCCAATTCTCGTCCTCAGAG CTGTTACTGTGGTGAAAATGATTTTGAAGTAAACAAGAAAGAAAATAGCTTAGGTGcttgtctattgtgtctgatttATGTATATTCTGCTGTGAAATTGAGATGA
- the LOC110664018 gene encoding probable amidase At4g34880: MAVGVNHLGSFLVPLFISLLLTINSKAFTIEEATIYDIQQAFSQNKLTATQLVDFYITQIKTLNPLLRSVIEVNPDAQYQAQKADEERRNNQGGRSLGDLHGIPVLLKDTFATKDKMNTTAGSYALLGSVVPRDATVVERLRRAGAVILGKASLSEWYNFRSLGHIPNGWCARAGQGVNPYYPTGDPCGSSSGSAISVAANMVAVSLGTETHGSIICTSDHNSVVGFKPTVGLTSRAGVIPVMLSRDTIGPITRTVSDAVYLLDVIVGFDPRDSEATSEAAKFVPAGGYKQFLNLNGLKGKRLGIVRKPFLNLLNESIISAFEHHLSTLRKSGATIVDNLEITDIDTILNPKQSGELTLMLAEFKLYLNDYLKELITSPVRTLAEVIAFNENNPDIEKTKEHGQNTFLAAERTNGIGKKENKAIEMMEKLSKDGFEKLMMENDLDAMVTPGTGAVSVLAIEGYPGITVPAGYDGNGMPFGVCFGGLNGTEPKLIEIAYAFEQATMVRRPPFPRSSELTTDFLFGSL, from the exons ATGGCGGTCGGGGTCAACCATCTAGGTTCTTTCCTTGTCCCACTGTTCATCTCACTTTTGCTCACCATCAACAGCAAAGCATTCACCATCGAAGAAGCAACCATTTACGACATTCAACAGGCCTTCTCCCAAAACAAGCTCACAGCAACACAATTGGTGGACTTCTACATAACCCAAATCAAAACGCTAAATCCCCTGCTTCGCAGCGTAATAGAAGTCAACCCTGATGCCCAGTATCAAGCTCAAAAGGCCGATGAGGAAAGGAGGAACAATCAAGGCGGTAGATCATTGGGAGACTTGCATGGAATTCCGGTGCTGCTTAAGGACACATTTGCCACTAAGGATAAAATGAACACGACGGCGGGGTCGTACGCTTTGTTGGGATCGGTGGTTCCTCGGGATGCGACGGTGGTGGAGAGGTTGAGAAGAGCGGGAGCGGTGATACTTGGAAAAGCTAGCCTCAGCGAGTGGTATAATTTTCGTTCCTTGGGCCATATTCCCAATGGCTGGTGTGCTAGAGCCGGACAAGGAGTG AATCCATACTACCCAACTGGGGACCCATGTGGCTCAAGCAGTGGATCAGCAATTTCTGTAGCAGCAAATATGGTGGCAGTATCACTTGGAACTGAAACTCATGGCTCCATCATCTGTACCTCTGATCACAACTCCGTTGTAGGTTTCAAACCCACTGTTGGTCTCACTAGCCGTGCTGGTGTCATTCCAGTTATGCTGAGCCGTGATACCATTGG GCCAATTACCAGGACAGTCTCTGATGCAGTTTACTTGCTGGATGTAATTGTTGGTTTTGATCCAAGAGATTCTGAAGCAACCAGTGAAGCAGCCAAGTTTGTACCTGCTGGTGGTTACAAGCAATTCCTCAACCTAAATGGGCTTAAAGGGAAGAGACTGGGGATTGTTAGAAAACCATTTTTGAACTTGTTAAATGAATCCATAATTTCTGCTTTTGAGCATCATCTGAGCACACTAAG GAAAAGCGGTGCCACTATAGTGGACAATCTTGAGATAACAGACATTGATACAATTCTTAACCCAAAACAAAGTGGTGAGCTGACACTGATGTTGGCTGAGTTCAAGCTCTATTTGAATGATTACCTGAAAGAGCTTATCACATCTCCAGTGAGGACACTTGCCGAAGTTATTGCTTTCAATGAAAATAACCCTGATATT GAGAAAACCAAAGAGCATGGTCAGAACACGTTCCTGGCAGCAGAGAGAACAAATGGCATTGGAAAGAAAGAGAATAAGGCAATAGAGATGATGGAAAAACTCTCAAAAGATGGATTTGAGAAGCTGATGATGGAAAATGATTTAGATGCTATGGTGACACCTGGTACAGGTGCTGTCTCAGTGTTGGCAATTGAGGGATATCCTGGAATTACAGTCCCTGCTGGGTATGATGGCAATGGAATGCCATTTGGGGTCTGTTTTGGTGGGCTTAATGGTACTGAGCCGAAGCTCATTGAGATTGCTTATGCTTTTGAACAAGCTACCATGGTAAGGAGGCCTCCTTTTCCCAGGTCTTCTGAATTGACCACCGACTTCCTCTTTGGAAGTTTATAA